In a genomic window of Maricaulis maris MCS10:
- a CDS encoding DUF1203 domain-containing protein has translation MAFTISGLAPDAFTPYFGMSDTELAEHGIIRHTATAKPGYPCRITLEDAEPGETLLLLNHVSHAADTPYRSSYAIFVRETAVETARFHDDIPPVMKGRPLALRLFDAEGMLVGADLALSGDPTSNIEAALARKDVAHVDVHNAAHGCFAARVERD, from the coding sequence ATGGCCTTCACCATCAGCGGGCTCGCGCCGGACGCCTTCACACCCTATTTCGGCATGAGCGACACAGAACTGGCCGAGCACGGCATCATTCGCCACACCGCGACCGCCAAGCCCGGCTATCCCTGCCGCATCACGCTGGAAGACGCCGAGCCGGGCGAGACACTGCTCCTGCTCAATCATGTCAGCCACGCGGCCGACACGCCCTATCGCAGCAGTTATGCGATCTTTGTGCGCGAGACGGCCGTCGAAACCGCCCGCTTTCACGATGACATCCCGCCGGTGATGAAAGGACGGCCGCTGGCGCTGCGCCTGTTTGATGCGGAAGGCATGCTGGTCGGAGCCGATCTCGCCCTGAGCGGTGACCCGACGTCCAATATCGAGGCCGCCCTCGCCCGCAAGGACGTCGCCCATGTGGACGTGCACAACGCCGCCCATGGCTGTTTCGCGGCGCGTGTGGAGCGCGATTGA
- the proS gene encoding proline--tRNA ligase — translation MRLSRYFLPVLKETPSDAEIVSHQLMLRAGMIKQEAAGIYAWLPLGHRVLRKIEQIVREEQDRAGAVELLMPTIQSADLWRESGRYDDYGDEMLRITDRHDRDMLFGPTNEEMITDIFRSYCKSYKDVPKLLYHIQWKFRDERRPRFGVMRGREFLMKDAYSFDVDEAAARRSYNRMFVAYLNTFARLGLKAVPMQADTGPIGGDLSHEFIVLAETGESEVFCHADLVEMGAPGLDVDFDGDLQPLVDQRTALYAATEEMHQPEEFAAVPADRQLSARGIEVGHIFNFGTKYSEPMKATVQHQDGQPRPVHMGSYGVGVSRLLGAIIEAHHDEKGCIWPESVAPFGAGIINMRVGDEACDAACETAYQGLVKAGLDPLYDDTDSRAGAKFATADLIGLPYQLVVGPRGLKEGKIELKVRRTGETHEMSPEDAVSRLAEGAFSDV, via the coding sequence ATGCGCCTGTCCCGTTATTTCCTGCCCGTCCTCAAGGAAACCCCGTCCGATGCCGAGATTGTCTCGCACCAGCTGATGCTGCGTGCCGGCATGATCAAACAGGAGGCCGCCGGCATTTATGCCTGGTTGCCGCTGGGCCATCGGGTGCTTCGCAAGATCGAGCAGATCGTGCGCGAGGAACAGGACCGGGCCGGCGCGGTCGAACTGTTGATGCCGACCATCCAGTCCGCTGATCTGTGGCGCGAGAGCGGGCGCTATGATGATTATGGGGACGAGATGCTGCGCATCACCGACCGCCATGATCGCGACATGCTGTTCGGGCCGACCAATGAGGAGATGATCACCGACATCTTTCGGTCCTATTGCAAGTCCTACAAGGACGTCCCCAAGCTCCTCTATCATATCCAGTGGAAATTCCGCGATGAGCGCCGGCCCCGTTTCGGAGTCATGCGCGGACGCGAATTCCTGATGAAGGATGCCTATTCCTTCGATGTCGACGAGGCGGCGGCGCGGCGCTCCTACAACCGCATGTTCGTGGCCTATCTCAACACTTTCGCGCGGCTTGGGCTGAAGGCCGTGCCGATGCAGGCCGATACCGGTCCGATCGGCGGCGATCTCAGCCATGAATTCATCGTCTTGGCCGAGACCGGCGAGAGCGAGGTCTTCTGCCATGCCGATCTCGTCGAGATGGGCGCGCCGGGCCTCGATGTTGATTTCGACGGCGATCTGCAGCCGCTGGTCGACCAGCGTACGGCGCTCTATGCCGCGACCGAGGAAATGCACCAGCCCGAAGAATTCGCCGCCGTGCCGGCCGACCGCCAATTGTCGGCCCGCGGTATCGAGGTCGGTCATATCTTCAATTTCGGCACCAAATATTCCGAGCCGATGAAGGCCACGGTCCAGCACCAGGACGGTCAGCCGCGCCCGGTCCATATGGGCTCCTACGGTGTTGGTGTGTCGCGTCTGCTGGGCGCGATCATCGAAGCACATCATGACGAGAAGGGCTGTATCTGGCCGGAAAGCGTCGCCCCCTTCGGAGCGGGCATCATCAATATGCGTGTCGGCGATGAGGCCTGTGATGCGGCCTGTGAGACCGCTTACCAGGGATTGGTGAAGGCCGGTCTCGACCCGCTCTATGACGATACCGACAGCCGCGCCGGCGCCAAATTCGCCACCGCCGACCTGATCGGACTGCCCTACCAGCTTGTGGTCGGGCCGCGTGGTCTGAAAGAGGGCAAGATCGAACTGAAAGTCCGCCGCACGGGTGAGACCCACGAAATGTCGCCCGAGGATGCGGTCAGCCGGCTCGCCGAAGGGGCGTTCAGCGATGTCTGA
- a CDS encoding lipoprotein-releasing ABC transporter permease subunit has product MSEAAGGTGVGEGGGARPFSPYEFLLAFRYLRSRRKHGGVALIAWISFGGIALAVTGLIAVMSIMNGFRAELFSQLLGFQPHVYVDTREMPADDVDRLLLEIEAMTGVTSADPVISGQVMATSDRYETFLQVLAVRPQDLAEMDVIRSGEDPRSRTGLTHGDLSEFGTGRNGGDVIVLGTGVARRLGVNVGDRVTFLSARAAPSAFGARPQQKAYYVGAILAAGVSTIDDSLAYMPLEQGQLFFVRGDDVDLIQVRLDDAEQAPLYVDPVRAIAGPNAAVYDYTRLDPAFFNALQFERTAMRLILSIVVAIAAMNIISGLVMLVKNKSRDIAILRTMGATQASIMRVFLIVGASIGMAGTLAGLTLGILFVMNIGPIQDFITWTTGAQVWDPSVYYLYRIPAKMDWGEVGFISIFGLVVSLLVTLPPAWRAARLDPVEALRYE; this is encoded by the coding sequence ATGTCTGAGGCGGCTGGCGGGACGGGTGTTGGTGAAGGCGGCGGCGCACGGCCGTTCAGCCCCTATGAATTCCTGCTCGCCTTTCGCTATCTGCGCTCGCGCCGCAAGCATGGCGGCGTTGCCCTGATTGCCTGGATATCCTTTGGCGGGATTGCGCTGGCAGTGACCGGCCTGATCGCCGTCATGTCGATCATGAACGGGTTTCGTGCCGAGCTGTTCAGCCAACTTCTCGGCTTTCAGCCGCATGTCTATGTCGATACACGGGAAATGCCCGCTGATGATGTCGACCGCCTTCTGCTCGAAATCGAAGCAATGACGGGCGTGACCAGCGCTGATCCGGTCATATCCGGTCAGGTCATGGCGACCTCGGACCGCTATGAAACCTTCCTCCAGGTCCTTGCCGTACGGCCGCAGGATCTCGCCGAAATGGATGTCATCCGCTCCGGCGAGGACCCTCGCAGCCGAACCGGGCTGACCCATGGCGACCTCTCGGAATTCGGAACGGGCCGCAATGGCGGCGATGTCATCGTGCTGGGCACCGGCGTGGCCCGTCGTCTCGGCGTCAATGTCGGCGACCGGGTGACTTTCCTGTCGGCCCGCGCCGCGCCGTCGGCTTTCGGGGCCCGGCCTCAGCAAAAAGCCTATTATGTCGGTGCCATCCTGGCCGCCGGCGTCTCCACCATTGATGACAGCCTGGCCTATATGCCGCTGGAGCAGGGGCAGTTGTTCTTCGTGCGGGGTGATGATGTGGACCTGATCCAGGTGCGTCTCGACGACGCCGAGCAGGCGCCGCTCTATGTAGATCCCGTGCGCGCGATCGCCGGACCCAATGCCGCCGTCTACGACTATACAAGGCTCGATCCGGCCTTTTTCAACGCGCTGCAATTCGAGCGCACGGCGATGCGGCTGATCCTGTCGATCGTTGTGGCGATCGCCGCGATGAACATCATTTCCGGCCTGGTCATGCTGGTGAAGAACAAGTCCCGCGACATTGCCATCCTGCGGACCATGGGCGCGACCCAGGCCTCGATCATGCGGGTCTTCCTGATCGTCGGCGCCAGCATCGGCATGGCCGGAACCCTGGCCGGCCTCACCCTGGGCATCCTGTTCGTGATGAATATCGGCCCCATCCAGGACTTCATCACCTGGACGACCGGCGCCCAGGTCTGGGATCCAAGCGTCTATTATCTCTATCGCATTCCCGCCAAGATGGATTGGGGCGAGGTCGGTTTCATCTCGATCTTCGGCCTTGTGGTGTCGCTGCTTGTCACCCTGCCACCAGCCTGGCGAGCGGCCCGTCTCGATCCGGTGGAGGCGCTGCGCTATGAGTGA
- a CDS encoding ABC transporter ATP-binding protein: MSDFVLELDAIERTYVTEAGELPVLRGASLSLAPGEIVGLVGPSGSGKSSLLHAAGLLERPDAGEVRVRGQATRDLDDRARTAIRRRDIGFVYQFHHLLPEFDALENIVLPQLIAGVPSARARQRAEELLTRLGLAERLLHQPSQLSGGEQQRVAIARALANAPHVLLADEPTGNLDPDTSDTVFAAFRDTVRAEGAAALVATHNHELAGRMDRILTFADGHLTPYVPA; encoded by the coding sequence ATGAGTGATTTCGTCCTCGAACTCGACGCCATCGAACGCACCTATGTGACCGAGGCCGGCGAGCTGCCCGTGCTGCGCGGCGCCAGCCTGTCGCTGGCACCGGGCGAGATTGTCGGGCTTGTCGGACCGTCCGGCTCCGGCAAGTCCTCCTTGCTGCATGCGGCCGGATTGCTGGAGCGTCCCGATGCCGGCGAAGTGCGGGTGAGGGGACAGGCGACGCGTGATCTGGATGATCGGGCACGCACCGCCATCCGCCGCCGCGATATCGGTTTCGTCTACCAATTCCACCATCTGCTGCCGGAATTCGACGCGTTGGAAAACATCGTCCTGCCGCAGCTGATCGCCGGCGTTCCGTCCGCCAGGGCCCGTCAGCGCGCCGAAGAATTGCTGACCCGGCTGGGTCTGGCCGAGCGCCTGCTCCATCAGCCCTCTCAATTGTCCGGCGGGGAACAGCAGCGCGTCGCAATTGCCCGGGCGCTGGCCAATGCGCCGCATGTGCTGCTGGCCGACGAACCGACCGGAAATCTCGATCCGGATACCTCCGACACGGTGTTCGCCGCTTTCCGCGATACCGTCCGGGCCGAGGGCGCTGCGGCGCTCGTGGCGACCCATAACCACGAATTGGCCGGGCGGATGGACCGCATCCTGACCTTCGCGGACGGGCATCTGACGCCCTATGTCCCTGCCTGA